One region of Cobetia sp. cqz5-12 genomic DNA includes:
- a CDS encoding PQQ-dependent sugar dehydrogenase yields the protein MPIETHAAHLTSASPRRPALPRAVPARLMTRLVTSVAVACLALSLPAQAETETGTSSSLSLVSAQQVPSDAPALKLPEGATLERLASLDSPRMLHLTDAGELLIGSRAERVYRAQLTPDGSLSAVKTLVELSGYPHSLVVRGDRLYVATTAALLVADYSPGESLTRDDFRELIALPGGGGHNSRTLSLGPDGGLYLALGIQGNCSNQYLAGSEQGYSFSERRGGVLRLEESGDAPHWRPWASGLRNPVGLAWQAGMAGEPRLLATNNGPDHWGYEQPRELVVAAREGSFHGMPWYQWVDGNWQADDCIASDSPRERDEIAPPLAEIPARSAPMGIAVVPPGHPLAADMDIVVAVHGSWGTAPSGNAAGDPASRREPRLLGLKLATPDTEARLVPILTGLQDSSSGQRWIRPLDVLFGPDGSLYFTSDSGAAGLYRLTFD from the coding sequence ATGCCGATCGAGACTCACGCCGCTCACCTCACAAGCGCATCGCCCCGGCGCCCCGCACTGCCTCGAGCGGTACCGGCACGCCTGATGACACGCCTGGTCACAAGCGTCGCGGTGGCCTGTCTCGCATTGTCTCTGCCGGCCCAGGCGGAGACAGAGACAGGTACTTCTTCCTCACTGTCGCTGGTGAGCGCTCAGCAAGTGCCCAGCGATGCCCCAGCGCTCAAGCTGCCTGAGGGTGCCACGCTCGAGCGGCTGGCCTCGCTCGACAGTCCACGCATGCTGCATCTCACTGATGCTGGCGAGCTGCTGATCGGCTCGCGGGCCGAGCGTGTCTATCGCGCTCAGCTGACGCCGGACGGCAGCCTCTCTGCCGTGAAGACGCTGGTCGAACTGTCGGGCTACCCTCACTCGCTGGTGGTGCGCGGTGACAGGCTCTATGTCGCGACCACTGCAGCCTTGCTGGTCGCCGACTATTCACCCGGCGAGTCTCTCACCCGCGATGACTTTCGTGAGCTGATCGCCCTGCCCGGCGGCGGTGGCCATAACTCGCGCACCTTGAGTCTCGGGCCTGATGGTGGCCTCTATCTGGCGTTGGGTATCCAGGGCAACTGCTCGAATCAATACCTTGCAGGCAGCGAGCAGGGCTACTCCTTCAGTGAACGCCGCGGTGGCGTGCTGCGTCTTGAGGAGTCCGGCGATGCGCCGCACTGGCGGCCCTGGGCCAGTGGACTGCGCAACCCGGTAGGCCTCGCCTGGCAGGCGGGCATGGCAGGTGAGCCGCGCCTGCTGGCCACCAACAACGGCCCCGACCACTGGGGCTATGAGCAACCCCGCGAGCTGGTGGTCGCAGCCCGCGAAGGCAGCTTCCATGGCATGCCCTGGTATCAGTGGGTCGATGGCAACTGGCAGGCGGATGATTGCATCGCGAGCGATTCACCGCGTGAACGTGACGAGATCGCGCCGCCACTGGCCGAGATCCCCGCTCGCAGTGCGCCGATGGGAATCGCGGTGGTACCGCCAGGGCACCCATTGGCTGCTGACATGGATATCGTGGTGGCAGTCCACGGCAGCTGGGGTACGGCGCCCTCCGGCAACGCCGCGGGTGACCCGGCCAGCCGCCGTGAGCCTCGCCTGCTGGGCCTCAAGCTGGCGACGCCAGACACTGAAGCACGCCTGGTGCCGATACTGACCGGTCTGCAGGACAGCAGCAGCGGCCAACGCTGGATTCGCCCGCTCGATGTCCTGTTCGGCCCTGATGGCAGTCTGTACTTCACCTCGGATAGCGGCGCGGCAGGTCTCTATCGCCTCACCTTCGATTGA
- a CDS encoding phasin family protein → MFNANFEKSAQQFDDMFLSPLRAFSALSIDYSEKLIGAQMELTKSYADASLTQARSMLEIKDSEGLKNFVKEQQETVKTLGEKLQNDTQKVVELNQEYAKKGQELAESNAKSASEAMQKVAK, encoded by the coding sequence ATGTTCAATGCCAACTTCGAGAAGTCCGCTCAGCAGTTCGACGATATGTTCCTGTCTCCGCTGCGTGCTTTCAGCGCCCTGAGCATCGATTACAGCGAGAAGCTGATCGGCGCCCAGATGGAACTGACCAAGTCCTATGCTGATGCTTCCCTGACCCAGGCGCGTTCCATGCTCGAGATCAAGGACAGCGAAGGTCTGAAGAACTTCGTCAAGGAGCAGCAGGAAACCGTGAAGACTCTGGGCGAGAAGCTGCAGAACGACACCCAGAAAGTGGTCGAGCTGAACCAGGAATACGCCAAGAAAGGTCAGGAACTGGCAGAAAGCAACGCCAAGTCCGCCTCCGAGGCCATGCAGAAAGTCGCCAAGTAA
- a CDS encoding TIGR04283 family arsenosugar biosynthesis glycosyltransferase: MPVHDEAAGIVQTLIALSRLRAGGDCEVIVVDGGSTDGTPSLARPLCDVVLSSEPGRARQMNAGAARARGEWLLFLHADTDLPDNALALLKEAVTTHRRSDWGRFDVSIKGESPWLPMIAAMMNLRSRLTSISTGDQTQFVQRSTFEAIGGFADMPLMEDIWLSAQLKHLTPPMNLTARVTTSGRRWETHGVWRTIVKMWGLRLAAWCGVSPARLARLYGYRAAAQACEQRGMPHA, translated from the coding sequence ATGCCGGTGCATGACGAGGCAGCCGGCATCGTGCAAACCCTCATTGCCCTGAGTCGCCTGCGCGCGGGCGGCGACTGTGAAGTGATCGTGGTGGATGGTGGCTCGACGGATGGCACCCCCTCACTGGCCCGACCGCTGTGTGATGTCGTGCTGAGCAGTGAGCCGGGCCGGGCACGCCAGATGAATGCCGGAGCCGCGCGTGCACGCGGAGAATGGCTGCTGTTTCTGCATGCCGATACCGACTTGCCCGACAATGCGCTGGCATTGCTCAAGGAGGCCGTCACGACGCATCGCCGCAGCGACTGGGGCCGCTTCGATGTCAGCATCAAGGGCGAGTCGCCGTGGTTACCGATGATCGCCGCCATGATGAATCTGCGTTCGCGGCTGACCAGCATCAGCACGGGCGACCAGACCCAGTTCGTGCAGCGCTCGACCTTCGAGGCCATCGGCGGCTTTGCCGACATGCCATTGATGGAAGATATCTGGCTGAGTGCCCAGCTCAAGCATCTGACCCCGCCTATGAACCTGACGGCGCGTGTCACGACAAGCGGTCGACGCTGGGAGACCCACGGCGTCTGGCGCACCATCGTCAAGATGTGGGGGCTGCGGCTGGCGGCCTGGTGTGGCGTCTCCCCTGCACGTCTGGCACGCCTCTACGGCTATCGCGCCGCAGCGCAGGCCTGTGAGCAGCGCGGCATGCCCCATGCGTGA
- a CDS encoding 2OG-Fe(II) oxygenase, which yields MPAAPAPAPLLDPVALNLLIDELVEHGYSVRPDFLPRQVIGQLNDELTVLETRQQLTAAGIGRGREHDLRPDIRGDAIRWLDRNSRAQRAYLEAMNVLKDELNRALYLGLFEYEAHFAHYPVGSFYKKHLDSFRGRGNRLISSVLYLNEDWPRDGGGEIVLYDPEDDSREMARVTPEAGTFVCFLSEQIPHEVLPTHQARASVTGWFRRNTSQGNLVDPAR from the coding sequence ATGCCCGCTGCACCTGCACCCGCCCCACTGCTGGACCCTGTCGCACTGAACCTGCTGATCGATGAACTGGTCGAGCATGGCTACAGCGTGCGCCCCGACTTCCTGCCGCGGCAGGTCATCGGTCAGCTCAATGATGAACTGACGGTGTTGGAGACGCGTCAGCAATTGACGGCGGCAGGTATCGGACGCGGACGCGAGCATGATCTGCGCCCGGACATCCGCGGCGACGCGATTCGCTGGCTAGACCGCAACTCACGCGCCCAGCGCGCCTACCTGGAAGCGATGAACGTGCTCAAGGATGAGCTCAACCGTGCCCTCTATCTGGGGCTGTTCGAATATGAGGCCCACTTCGCCCACTATCCGGTCGGCAGCTTCTACAAGAAGCATCTCGACAGTTTTCGCGGCCGCGGCAATCGCCTGATCTCCAGCGTGCTCTATCTCAATGAGGACTGGCCGCGCGATGGCGGCGGCGAGATCGTGCTCTACGACCCCGAGGATGACAGCCGCGAGATGGCGCGTGTCACCCCCGAGGCCGGCACCTTCGTGTGCTTTCTCTCCGAGCAGATCCCCCATGAGGTACTGCCGACGCATCAGGCGCGCGCCAGCGTCACCGGCTGGTTCCGCCGCAACACCTCACAGGGCAATCTGGTCGACCCGGCACGCTGA
- a CDS encoding MFS transporter, with product MPRHLLLMSLAPLLGLALLGIGNAMLTSLVPLRLSAAGVSSEAIGLISSAYYLGLGLGALVNDRLLLRIGHIRAYAGFASLVAVAALAMGLGDHPVVWFLLRMMIGWSLVGVYLVIESWLLSAADPAVRGRLLALYMIVLYGAGVLGQLLLGVTAMLSLEAAFMLVAMLAAASVLPLVLLPRVSPLIEQSEPLSPWRLIRITPTGVFGCLASGLVVAVIYSLLPLALGDGGALSTAEIGQRMALVILGGMLLQYPIGRWSDSHDRQQVLIILSIAIVGFAALLMGPAREGIAQLVVLFLLGGAAFTLYPVAVSHAADRAPAGALVRMSQGLLLINAVGSTLSPPAVSLPMAEMGAMPGMALSLAVMGGGMLLFFVWRRVMRPAPQPLAPFETHAPQTPLGTELAVGPELVEAAEEHLRDAEADDPLVEVTRELATDMPELITDASLDSLEEIEVKEEHALQEERTLPK from the coding sequence ATGCCCCGTCATCTGCTGTTGATGTCCCTTGCGCCCCTGCTCGGCCTTGCCTTGCTGGGGATCGGTAACGCCATGTTGACCTCGCTGGTCCCGTTGCGGCTGTCTGCCGCCGGCGTCTCGAGCGAGGCGATCGGCCTGATCAGCTCGGCCTATTATCTAGGCCTCGGGCTCGGCGCGCTGGTCAACGACCGCCTGCTGCTGCGCATCGGCCATATCCGCGCCTATGCCGGCTTCGCCTCGCTGGTGGCGGTCGCGGCACTGGCCATGGGGCTGGGCGATCATCCGGTGGTGTGGTTCCTGCTGCGCATGATGATCGGCTGGTCGCTGGTCGGGGTGTATCTGGTCATCGAGAGCTGGCTGCTGAGCGCCGCCGACCCTGCCGTGCGGGGGCGACTGCTGGCGCTCTACATGATCGTGCTCTACGGCGCGGGGGTGCTCGGTCAGTTGCTGCTGGGCGTGACCGCCATGCTGAGCCTCGAGGCGGCCTTCATGCTGGTGGCGATGCTGGCGGCGGCCTCGGTATTGCCGTTGGTGCTGTTGCCGCGTGTCTCGCCGCTGATCGAACAGTCCGAGCCCTTGAGCCCGTGGCGCCTGATTCGCATCACGCCGACAGGCGTGTTCGGCTGTCTGGCCTCGGGGCTGGTGGTGGCGGTCATCTACAGCCTGCTGCCTCTGGCGCTGGGCGATGGCGGCGCCCTGAGCACCGCGGAGATCGGTCAGCGCATGGCGCTGGTGATTCTCGGTGGGATGCTGCTGCAGTACCCCATCGGCCGCTGGTCAGACAGCCACGACCGCCAGCAGGTGCTGATCATCCTGTCGATCGCCATCGTCGGCTTCGCTGCCTTGCTGATGGGGCCGGCGCGCGAAGGCATCGCCCAGCTGGTGGTGCTGTTCCTGCTCGGTGGTGCCGCCTTCACGCTCTATCCGGTGGCGGTCAGCCACGCCGCCGACCGTGCGCCTGCCGGTGCCCTGGTGCGCATGAGCCAGGGCCTGCTGTTGATCAATGCGGTGGGGTCGACCCTGTCACCGCCTGCGGTATCGCTGCCGATGGCCGAGATGGGCGCGATGCCCGGCATGGCACTGAGTCTGGCGGTGATGGGCGGCGGCATGCTGCTCTTCTTCGTCTGGCGCCGCGTGATGCGCCCGGCACCGCAACCGTTGGCACCCTTCGAGACTCATGCTCCGCAGACACCGCTGGGCACCGAGCTTGCGGTCGGGCCTGAACTGGTCGAGGCCGCCGAGGAGCACCTGCGTGACGCCGAAGCCGATGACCCGCTGGTCGAGGTCACGCGTGAGCTGGCCACTGACATGCCGGAGCTGATTACCGACGCCTCGCTGGATAGTCTCGAGGAGATCGAGGTCAAGGAAGAGCATGCCTTGCAGGAAGAGCGGACGCTCCCGAAATAG
- a CDS encoding class I SAM-dependent methyltransferase has product MSAPDSLVPHPPADTVCPLCEASQSQHVLHLVQRRRPCPKTGQRPPADERDYLRCPECHLLYLAPSQRLDARAEQDIYDQHENDPADPRYRSFLAKLFTPMCERLAAGASGLDFGCGPGPALAQMFEEAGHPMALHDLYYHPNPAALTRQHDFIVSTEVIEHLYAPGEVFRQWLRCLKPGGLLGVMTQPASDDPEALRRWHYLRDPTHVCLFSPATFAWLARTHGLELEQVANDSVIFRVPQPT; this is encoded by the coding sequence ATGTCAGCCCCTGATTCCCTCGTTCCCCATCCGCCTGCAGATACTGTCTGCCCGCTGTGTGAGGCGTCCCAGAGCCAGCATGTACTGCACCTGGTACAGCGGCGCAGGCCGTGCCCCAAGACCGGTCAGCGACCTCCCGCCGACGAGCGCGATTATCTGCGCTGCCCGGAGTGTCATCTGCTGTATCTGGCGCCGTCCCAGCGCCTGGATGCCAGGGCAGAGCAGGATATCTACGACCAGCACGAGAATGACCCGGCAGACCCGCGTTATCGAAGCTTTCTGGCCAAACTCTTCACGCCGATGTGTGAGCGGCTCGCGGCCGGTGCCAGCGGACTCGATTTCGGCTGTGGTCCTGGGCCTGCCCTGGCGCAGATGTTCGAGGAGGCGGGTCATCCGATGGCGCTGCACGACCTCTATTATCACCCGAACCCGGCAGCGCTCACCCGCCAGCATGACTTCATCGTCAGTACCGAGGTGATCGAGCATCTCTACGCGCCGGGGGAGGTCTTCCGCCAGTGGTTGCGCTGCCTCAAGCCCGGCGGCCTGCTGGGGGTGATGACGCAGCCCGCCTCGGATGATCCGGAGGCGCTCAGGCGCTGGCACTACCTGCGTGATCCGACGCATGTGTGCCTGTTCAGCCCGGCCACCTTTGCCTGGCTGGCACGCACGCATGGACTCGAGCTTGAGCAGGTCGCCAACGACAGCGTCATCTTCCGCGTGCCCCAACCCACCTGA
- the tenA gene encoding thiaminase II — MPSFNDLTSACAEEWRDYLEHDFVRQLGEGRLPEGSFRHYLQQDYLFLIHFARAWALAAYKSRTLAELRQATASLDTILNTELDLHIGYCSEWGISEDDLSELPESRATLAYTRYVLDCGQRGDLLDLHVALAPCLIGYGEIAEWLLDQDTTEIENNPYADWIAMYSSDDFKEAVEAEREWLDARLSEVSERRLGELVDVFRDATRLEIDFWQMGLDRD, encoded by the coding sequence ATGCCTAGTTTCAACGACCTGACCAGTGCCTGCGCCGAGGAATGGCGTGACTATCTCGAGCACGACTTCGTTCGCCAGCTGGGCGAAGGTCGTCTGCCGGAGGGGTCCTTCCGCCATTACCTGCAGCAGGACTACCTGTTCCTGATCCACTTCGCGCGCGCCTGGGCGCTGGCCGCCTACAAGAGCCGCACCCTCGCGGAGCTGCGTCAGGCCACGGCCAGTCTCGACACCATCCTCAATACCGAGCTCGATCTGCATATCGGCTACTGCAGCGAGTGGGGCATCAGCGAGGATGACCTGAGCGAGCTGCCGGAATCGCGCGCCACCCTGGCCTATACCCGTTACGTGCTCGATTGCGGCCAGCGCGGTGACCTGCTCGATCTGCATGTGGCGCTCGCGCCCTGCCTGATCGGCTACGGCGAGATCGCCGAGTGGCTGCTCGATCAGGACACCACCGAGATCGAGAACAACCCGTACGCGGACTGGATCGCGATGTACTCAAGCGATGACTTCAAGGAAGCCGTCGAAGCTGAACGTGAATGGCTGGATGCGCGTCTCTCGGAGGTCTCGGAGCGCCGACTGGGTGAACTGGTCGATGTCTTCCGGGACGCCACGCGACTCGAGATCGACTTCTGGCAGATGGGCCTCGATCGCGACTGA
- a CDS encoding TIGR04282 family arsenosugar biosynthesis glycosyltransferase, with protein MRPTLIIFGRLPIAGHCKTRLIPALGPEGAARLYERMLSHIVDQACAARLGKVVVMLTPSAEPSSHTPEQAALRAALESRLRSVVDASADLTFEAQPQGDLGERMSRAMARHLPEGPVLLMGSDLPALDSQRLREAAHRLRTHDTVLQPTDDGGYGLIGLKAPCPQAFQLPRWSHAHVCRDTLALLARAGKTATCLPISWDVDEPRDLERLSCHLPALMADLAA; from the coding sequence GTGCGCCCGACTCTCATCATCTTCGGTCGCCTGCCCATCGCCGGCCACTGCAAGACACGCCTGATTCCCGCACTCGGCCCCGAGGGTGCAGCTCGACTCTATGAGCGGATGCTGAGCCATATCGTTGACCAGGCCTGCGCCGCGCGCCTCGGCAAGGTCGTGGTGATGCTGACGCCCTCTGCCGAGCCGTCAAGTCATACCCCTGAACAGGCGGCTCTGCGAGCAGCACTTGAATCCCGGCTGCGAAGCGTTGTCGATGCCTCTGCCGACCTCACCTTCGAGGCACAGCCGCAGGGAGATCTCGGTGAGCGAATGTCCCGGGCCATGGCCCGGCATCTGCCCGAGGGGCCGGTGTTATTGATGGGCTCCGATCTGCCGGCGCTGGACAGCCAGCGTCTGCGTGAAGCAGCCCACAGACTACGCACCCACGACACGGTCCTGCAGCCCACCGACGATGGCGGCTATGGCTTGATCGGCCTCAAGGCGCCCTGCCCGCAGGCCTTCCAGCTGCCCCGCTGGAGTCATGCCCATGTCTGCCGGGACACTCTAGCGCTACTGGCACGGGCCGGGAAAACGGCCACTTGCCTGCCGATCAGCTGGGATGTCGATGAACCGCGTGACCTGGAGCGTCTTTCGTGCCACCTGCCGGCGCTCATGGCCGACCTTGCCGCTTGA
- the thiC gene encoding phosphomethylpyrimidine synthase ThiC: MSTAPTTQDPQATNAAESPLASQPDAAPKARARAGRKDGSRHLASEAQVDAAAIAPLSGSRKIYIEGSRPDIRVPMREIGCSPTQTSSGLEENPPIVVYDTSGPYTDPAVEIDIRRGLAPLREKWIEERGDTEQLNQLSSEYGRVRQADLRLSSLRFELDHRPRRALPGKNVTQLHYARQGIITPEMEYIAIRENQRRIALREEYQGSESVESILGHQHPGHSFGANLPDEITAEFVREEVARGRAIIPANINHPESEPMIIGRNFLVKVNGNLGNSAVTSSIEEEVDKMTWAIRWGSDTVMDLSTGANIHETREWILRNSPVPIGTVPIYQALEKVDGVAENLDWEIFRDTLIEQAEQGVDYFTIHAGVLLRYVPLTASRVTGIVSRGGSIMAKWCLAHHEESFLYRHFEDICEICKAYDISLSLGDGLRPGSVADANDAAQFGELETLGELTKIAWQHDVQVMIEGPGHVPMHLIKENMDKQLSECDEAPFYTLGPLTTDIAPGYDHITSGIGAAMIGWFGCAMLCYVTPKEHLGLPNKDDVKTGIITYKIAAHAADLAKGHPGAQRRDNALSKARFEFRWEDQFNLGLDPDTARSFHDETLPKDSAKVAHFCSMCGPKFCSMKITQEVRDYANEHGLTGDADSVMAGMQEQADKFKREGSQLYQEV; this comes from the coding sequence ATGAGCACTGCCCCGACGACACAAGACCCGCAAGCCACCAACGCCGCCGAGTCACCGCTCGCCTCGCAGCCTGATGCTGCCCCCAAGGCACGCGCGCGTGCCGGTCGCAAGGATGGCAGCCGCCACCTCGCCAGCGAAGCACAGGTCGACGCCGCCGCCATCGCGCCGCTGAGCGGCTCGCGCAAGATCTATATCGAAGGCTCCCGCCCGGACATCCGCGTGCCCATGCGCGAGATCGGCTGTTCGCCGACCCAGACCTCCAGCGGTCTGGAAGAGAACCCGCCGATCGTCGTCTACGATACCTCCGGCCCCTACACCGATCCGGCGGTCGAGATCGACATCCGCCGGGGTCTGGCGCCACTGCGCGAGAAGTGGATCGAGGAACGCGGTGATACCGAACAGCTCAATCAGCTGAGCAGTGAATATGGCCGCGTGCGCCAGGCCGACCTGCGCCTGTCATCACTGCGTTTCGAGCTGGACCACCGCCCGCGTCGTGCCCTGCCGGGCAAGAATGTCACCCAGCTGCACTATGCGCGCCAGGGCATCATCACGCCGGAGATGGAATACATCGCGATTCGCGAGAATCAGCGTCGTATCGCGCTGCGTGAGGAATATCAGGGCAGCGAATCCGTCGAGAGCATTCTGGGCCACCAGCACCCGGGCCACAGCTTCGGCGCCAACCTCCCCGACGAGATCACCGCCGAATTCGTGCGTGAGGAAGTCGCACGCGGCCGCGCCATCATTCCCGCCAACATCAATCACCCGGAAAGCGAGCCGATGATCATCGGCCGCAACTTCCTGGTGAAGGTCAACGGCAACCTGGGCAACTCGGCGGTCACCTCCTCCATCGAGGAAGAGGTCGACAAGATGACCTGGGCGATCCGCTGGGGTTCCGACACCGTGATGGACCTCTCGACCGGCGCCAACATCCACGAGACCCGTGAATGGATTCTGCGCAATTCTCCCGTCCCCATCGGCACGGTGCCGATCTATCAAGCACTGGAGAAGGTCGATGGCGTGGCCGAGAACCTCGATTGGGAGATCTTCCGCGACACGCTGATCGAGCAGGCCGAACAGGGCGTCGATTACTTCACCATCCACGCCGGCGTCCTGCTGCGCTATGTGCCGCTGACTGCCAGTCGCGTGACCGGCATCGTCTCGCGCGGCGGCTCCATCATGGCCAAGTGGTGTCTGGCGCATCACGAAGAAAGCTTCCTCTATCGCCACTTCGAGGACATCTGCGAGATCTGCAAGGCCTACGACATCAGCCTGTCACTGGGCGATGGCCTGCGCCCGGGCTCGGTAGCCGATGCCAATGACGCCGCCCAGTTCGGTGAGCTCGAGACGCTCGGCGAGCTGACCAAGATCGCCTGGCAGCACGATGTCCAGGTCATGATCGAGGGCCCGGGTCACGTGCCGATGCACCTGATCAAGGAGAACATGGACAAGCAGCTCAGCGAGTGTGACGAGGCGCCCTTCTACACCCTCGGTCCGCTGACCACCGACATCGCCCCGGGTTACGATCACATCACCTCCGGCATCGGCGCCGCGATGATCGGCTGGTTCGGTTGCGCCATGCTATGCTACGTGACCCCCAAGGAGCACCTGGGCCTGCCCAACAAGGACGACGTCAAGACCGGCATCATCACCTACAAGATCGCCGCACATGCCGCCGATCTGGCCAAGGGCCACCCGGGCGCGCAACGCCGTGACAATGCGCTCTCAAAGGCGCGCTTCGAGTTCCGCTGGGAAGACCAGTTCAATCTGGGTCTGGACCCGGACACCGCGCGCAGCTTCCACGACGAGACGCTGCCCAAGGACTCGGCCAAGGTCGCCCACTTCTGCTCCATGTGCGGGCCGAAGTTCTGCTCGATGAAGATCACCCAGGAAGTGCGTGATTATGCCAACGAACATGGCTTGACCGGCGATGCCGACAGCGTGATGGCCGGCATGCAGGAGCAGGCCGACAAGTTCAAGCGTGAAGGCAGCCAGCTCTATCAGGAGGTGTAG
- a CDS encoding lysophospholipid acyltransferase family protein → MDKTLKRFEQAMEQRLTPLKANSVACLWQRLSGLSTRQLWWLARPLARVVQLCNPRERRVTRQNLGQAFPQLDKQARARLASDSLAHSTATMLELGKVWLGDEDAVRDSILEVHGRNLLDEARAEGRGVIVLAPHFGNWEVLNFWLSSHFPFTAMYEPPKFERLDPIIRNGRERMGASLVPTNSRGVAALLKSLKRAEAIGILPDQEPGRGSGVFADFYGRPAYTATLLPKLVARTDARVVTGVAQRLEDGHGFAIHFLAADEGVYCEEEVASARGVNASVEAAIALAPAQYQWEYKRWRKSPQEMEQQPGWQESRFYARTYSFFSLKGWRRYFKHRRKASKRG, encoded by the coding sequence ATGGACAAGACTCTCAAGCGGTTCGAACAGGCCATGGAACAGCGCCTGACTCCTCTCAAGGCCAACTCCGTGGCCTGTCTGTGGCAACGACTGTCCGGGCTCAGCACCCGCCAGCTCTGGTGGCTGGCGCGCCCGTTGGCGCGTGTGGTGCAGCTGTGCAATCCCCGCGAGCGCCGGGTTACGCGTCAGAATCTTGGCCAGGCCTTCCCGCAGCTCGACAAGCAGGCGCGCGCGCGTCTGGCGAGCGACAGCCTCGCGCATTCCACCGCCACCATGCTGGAACTGGGCAAGGTATGGCTGGGCGATGAAGACGCCGTACGCGACTCGATTCTCGAGGTCCACGGTCGCAATCTGCTCGACGAGGCGCGTGCCGAGGGACGCGGCGTCATCGTGCTGGCACCGCACTTCGGCAACTGGGAAGTGCTCAATTTCTGGCTCTCCAGCCACTTTCCGTTCACTGCCATGTACGAGCCGCCCAAGTTCGAGCGACTCGACCCGATCATCCGCAATGGCCGTGAACGCATGGGCGCGAGTCTGGTGCCCACCAATTCGCGTGGCGTGGCTGCCTTGCTCAAGTCACTCAAGCGCGCCGAAGCGATCGGCATACTGCCGGATCAGGAGCCGGGCCGTGGCAGCGGCGTCTTCGCCGACTTCTATGGCCGCCCCGCCTATACCGCCACCCTGCTGCCCAAGCTGGTGGCGAGAACCGATGCGCGCGTCGTCACCGGTGTCGCCCAACGCCTGGAAGATGGCCATGGCTTCGCCATCCACTTCCTCGCCGCGGATGAGGGGGTCTATTGCGAAGAGGAAGTCGCCTCGGCACGCGGGGTGAATGCCTCGGTGGAAGCGGCGATCGCATTGGCGCCGGCCCAGTATCAGTGGGAATACAAGCGCTGGCGCAAGAGCCCGCAGGAAATGGAGCAACAACCTGGCTGGCAGGAGTCCCGCTTCTATGCGCGCACCTACTCCTTCTTCTCGCTCAAGGGCTGGCGCCGCTACTTCAAGCATCGCCGCAAGGCCAGCAAGCGCGGCTGA
- a CDS encoding peptidylprolyl isomerase, which translates to MAQATARHILVSSEEQCVALKTEIENGRDFADAAREHSSCPSGRSGGDLGAFGPGMMVKEFDEVVFSAPINTVQGPVKTQFGYHLLEVTSRT; encoded by the coding sequence ATGGCACAGGCCACAGCGCGTCATATTCTCGTTTCCAGCGAAGAACAGTGTGTAGCTCTCAAGACCGAAATCGAGAACGGCCGCGATTTCGCTGATGCCGCTCGCGAGCACTCCTCCTGCCCGTCCGGCCGCAGTGGCGGCGACCTGGGCGCCTTCGGCCCGGGCATGATGGTCAAGGAATTCGACGAAGTCGTGTTCAGCGCCCCGATCAACACCGTGCAGGGCCCGGTGAAGACCCAGTTCGGTTATCACCTGCTGGAAGTCACCAGCCGCACGTGA